ACGCGCAGCACCTCCTCAGTGGGCTCGTGGTGATAGATGACGAAGGACGCGCGCTTCCACGTGGCGGGCTCGAACCCGTCGGTGGCGCACACGCTGAACGACACGCTCTGCCCGCGCGCGAGCGACAGCCGGCCGAGCGTGGCGGTGGGCTCCCGCAGCTCGCCGAGCGCCTGCAGCGGCCCGCGGTAGTCGCGCTCGTCCACGGCCAGCGTGGACACCTCCGACAGCGTGAGCAGCAGCCCTGCCACACCGAGGAGCGCTCCGAGGACGAGCAGCGCGCGACGCATGGCGCAAATCCTGTCATGTTCGGGGGCGTGACGGATCAAGAGATCACGGTTCGGTACTTTGCCGGCGCGCGCGAGCTGGCGGGCGTCCCCGAAGAGCACCTCGCGCTCGGCACCATCGGCACCCACGCGGAGCTGCGCGCGGCCCTCGGGGCGCGGCACCCGGGGCTCGCCCCGCTGCTGGGCTGCATGCGCCTGGCCGTGAACGACGCCTTCGTGGACGCCTCGTATCAGCCCCGCGCGGGCGACGTGGTGGACGTGCTGCCGCCCGTGGCCGGGGGCTCGCTGCCGCTGGCCGAGATCCGCACCACGCCGCTGTCCATGGACGAGGTCTATGCCGCCGTGGCACATCCGTCGGCGGGGGGCGTCACGCTCTTCGTGGGTGTGGTCCGCGACACGGCCGACGGGCGCCCGGTGGCGCGCCTCGACTACGAGCACCACCCGGCTCTCGCCATCGCCGAGCTACGCGCCGTGCTGCGCGAGGTCATGGACGAGCTGGCCAGCGAAGGGGTCCGGCTGGCCGCTACCCACCGCATCGGGGAGCTCGCCGTGGGTGACCTAGCCGTGGTGGTGGGCGCCTCGGCCCCGCACCGGGACGCGGCGTTTCGCGGCTGCCGGCTGGCCATCGACCGCATCAAGGAGCGGGTGCCCATCTGGAAGAAGGAGTGGGAGCCCGGCGGCGCCGCCCACTGGGTGAACCTCGACGACCACGGTTGACACCCGGGAGGCCCGCTCCATAGTCTGTTCTCCTGTGCCAGAGACCGTTCACCACGAAGGCGAGGCCGCACGGCCGCATGCATCGCGCGCGTCCCAGCCGCCGCATTCGCAGCCGTCGAACGGGGACGTACCGGGCCCGGCCAATGGCCCGCTGACCACCGGCGACATGGCGCGCCTCACGGGCAGCACCCTCCGGACCGTACGTTTCTACGAACAAGAAGGCCTCATTCAGCCCCTC
The genomic region above belongs to Sandaracinaceae bacterium and contains:
- a CDS encoding molybdenum cofactor biosynthesis protein MoaE, which gives rise to MTDQEITVRYFAGARELAGVPEEHLALGTIGTHAELRAALGARHPGLAPLLGCMRLAVNDAFVDASYQPRAGDVVDVLPPVAGGSLPLAEIRTTPLSMDEVYAAVAHPSAGGVTLFVGVVRDTADGRPVARLDYEHHPALAIAELRAVLREVMDELASEGVRLAATHRIGELAVGDLAVVVGASAPHRDAAFRGCRLAIDRIKERVPIWKKEWEPGGAAHWVNLDDHG